AATCTATGTTACTGGATTCTATTACCCTGTAGTTCCAAAAGGAGAAGCACGTATACGTGTTCAGCTTTCAGCGGCACATACTCGTGAACATTTAGATAAAGCGATACAGGCATTTATTAAAGTAGGAAAAGAGTTAGATGTGTTGAAATAAGACACCAAATTATATAGAATGAAAAGGGGGCATATGTTACTCACATAGCCCCCTTATTATTTATCTTATATTGAGTTCATTTTATCGGATTCAATCTTACCATCTCTCATGCGAATAACTCTTTTTGCATATTCAGCAATCTCCTCTTCATGGGTTACCATGATAATACTGTGTCCTTTCTCATGTAGGCTCTCGAAGAGATCCATGATTTCATAAGATGTTTTGGTATCTAGAGCACCAGTGGGTTCGTCGGCTAAGATTAGTGATGGATTGTTTACTAATGCTCTTGCGATCGCTACACGTTGTTGCTGTCCACCAGATAACTCTGAAGGTTTGTGATCTATTCTGTTGCCAAGTCCGACTCTTTCTAAAGACTGTTTGGCTCTTTCTAAGCGATCTTCTTTACTTATTCCAGCATACACCAAGGGAAGTGCCACATTCTCTAGTGCAGTGTTTCGAGGGAGCAAATTAAAGGATTGGAAGACGAATCCAATTTCATGATTTCTTATCGCTGCCATCTCATCCGCATCAATATTAAAAATACTTTTACCATTAAGATGGTAGCCTCCTTCTGTGGGTAGATCTAGGCATCCTATGATATTCATCAAAGTAGTTTTTCCAGAGCCAGATGGCCCCATGAAACTAACATATTCTCCTTTATGAATATTTAATGAGATGTGATCTAGTGCTCTAACCGACGACATACCCATTTGGTAATCCTTGATCAAACCACTTATTTCGATTATCGTTTTCATTTACATCGTTGTTTCGGTAGAGTTCACTATTGGATTATTATCTTCGAAGTTATACATCGTTAACATTCTCAATTGATAATAAGAAGTCCAGAAATCTTGAAGTGCTCTAAGGTATGAACTACTTGCATTATCTTTTGATTTAAGCGCAAGGTTTAGATCTGTAATGCTAATATTCGATACCATATATCTTTGTCTTGATATCTCATACTGTTTCTTTGCAATTTTGTTTGCAATCTTAGTCGACTTAACACGATCATAAATGATAGGTATTTTTTGTGTTAGTACGAGAATCTCTTGTTCAAAAAGTTGCATCTCTTGGGTAATCGTATTTTCAGTCAACCTCTGTTGAGCTTCTGCCATCAAAAGCTTCGATTTTCTCTGCTTCCAATCTACTAATGGAATATTAAATCCGATCTTAAATCGTTGCTGGTTTTGTAGATCTTGATAAGATGAGTGAATATCTTCTGCTGATTGAGATAAACCATAACTACCTATCACATTTACATTTAGAGAAGAACGACCTTTGGCCTCCGCAACTTGTTGCTCCGCTTGAATACGACGTCTTTTAAACGCTAGATACTGCTGTCGATTCTCTTTCGCTTGTTCTAAAGCTATCTCGGGATCAATATGGAATATTGGTAAGTTCGATGGACTAATTAGCTCAAAATCTTCCCCTTTGGGACGCCCTATATATGCATTCAGGTTAAGTCTTGCAGTTTCCAATGATATCTTGGAAGTCGCAACATCTCTACTCGAAGAGAGGGTGTTTAATTGAAGCTGAAGAAGCTCATTCTCGGCTATTTTACCTAAGTTATATCTACCCTTACCAATATTATAGATCGTATCGTTATTTGCTTTATTTGTCATCGCAATAGTATAATCTACCTGTGCCAATAAAAGTTGAAAGAAGTATTGTGTTGCTCTAAAGCTGATGTTTTCAAACTTCTCTTGGTACTCTTTTTTGGACTCGTCGAAAAGGATGGGTTCTATTTTTTTGTTCCATTTAAACGCATTGTAGGTAAAAATCGGCTGTTCAATCGTTACTGAGATGGGATTGGTTGCATACGATACTCCTTCATCACTTCCTTCTAATACATCAATACGTTGAAGTCCACTTCCTAATGAAATTTTAGCTCCTGTTATTGGAATATATTGCGAGAGTCTAAGGTTAAGATCTGATCGGGCTTGACTCCTACTACGGAAAGCAGTCGAGCCATCATTCTGAACGACAGGATCGATACTTCTATTGTAATCAGGAAGATTTCCAGACAAACTTAAGTTCGGAAGCGTCGTCGCAATGTAGTTACGATATTTCCAATATTTATTGTCTCTAGTATTCACGGCTTTTTGTGCTTCAAGAGAGTGTTCTTTAGCAAGAGAAATAACCTCGTCTAAAGTTAATTGTTTCAATTGACCATAACTGCCTAGCGTCGATAAAAAAGCTAAGAGTAGTGTAAAGGAAAGTTTTATATAATGTTTATTCATGTCTTAGTGAAGTTATTGGGTTTTGGTTTGCAGCTTTTTTCGCAGGAGTGATTCCAAATACAATACCAATAAATGAAGAGACCCCAAAAGATGTTACTATAGATGCAAAGGAGATCACTGTTTCAATATCCGCAAATTTAGAGATGATAAAGGAGCCCAATACACCGAGTGTAATTCCAATAATTCCCCCTACAAGGCTAATAAGCATTGCCTCAAATAGGAACTGCTGTATAATATCCCTTTTTTGGGCCCCCAAAGCAATTCTTAACCCAATCTCTTTAATTCTCTCCATCACCGATGCAAGCATGATATTCATAATACCAATACCTCCTACAAGAAGTGAAATACCAGCAATTGCACCTAAGACCATATTAAAAATTTCTTTGGTCTTTTGTTGCTGTTTGAGGAGTAGTTCAGGGACTTTAATCTCAAAGTCTACATTGTCATTATGCCTACGTTTAAGTATACGATGGATTATCTTGGCTGTGGCACCAAGTTCCTCGGTCTGTGATACCTGAACAACAATGCGATCAAGTTGATTCTCTACCTCTTTTGCTTTTCCAGTTCCATCAGTACGTTTCTCGATCTCATTTTTTCTATTTGCGATAAGGATTGATTGCTTTGTAACCATTCCTCTATTCATATATCTAATGAGCATCGTCTGCAGAGGAATATAAATATCTAAACTTGAGTTTCTAATACCCAAATCTTTTGACTCTTCTGTGACAAATCCTCTATCTTTAAGTACTCCAACAACAGTCAACCATTGTTGTCCACACTTAATTGTTTTACCAATGGGGGGCTGGTTATTAAAGAATCTTTTTACTGTTTGTTCTCCAATAATACACACAGGAAATCCCTTTCGTTCTTGTTTATTAACAAAAGCATTCCCTGCCATAAAATCAAAATTAAACATCTTGAAATATGGGTTATTGACCCCAATAAGTTTGATAGATTTTCGCCTCCCATTGTGAATCATATAACTATTGAGCACTACTTCTCCACTTATTTTTTTAATATTTGAGAGTGTTTGTGTAATATTATTGAGATCCTGTAGGTTTAAACCAGGCGAAAATCGATCATTCGATTCAGCCTGTTCTTCTGCAACTTTTTGATCTTTTTGTTTGACTATTGGAGTAACAATGATATTATTTACCCCGACTAGTTTCATCTGATTGAGAATTTCTTGTTGTGCTCCGGCTCCAATTGCCATCATAGAGATCACAGCACTCACACCAAAGATAATTCCTAATGCAGTTAAAAAAGATCGCAGTTTATTTGATTTTATCGCCTCAAGAGCGATATGAAAGTTAAATATAAATCGATCCATGAATGTAAAGTTTGATGATGTGAATTACTCCTCAATTCTATTCAATGAAACGACATCATTGGCTTCGAGACCATTGGTTATCGATATATTTTGATCGTTACTTTCACCAATTTTTACAAATTGTTTTTTGAATCCAAACCCAGCTTTTCTGTATACAAAGAATGTGGAGTCATTATCTGTAAATAAGGCTTCTATTGGGATTAGTTTTTGATCTTCTATAACCTTTGTAATGATTCGGTTCGAAGTAGTCATTGCTGGTCGGAAGATAGAGTCTGATTCATTGATTGTAATCTCTACTTCAAATACTTTTGCATCAGAATTAGGCTTCTGCTCCCCTACATTCGCTATTTTGGTAACCACACCAGTATAGTGCTTGTCTGGGAAAGCATCCAATCCAATCTCTACTTGTTGATTTTTCTTTATCTTTCGGATATCTACTTCGTTGATATAAGTCTTAGATACCATCTTGCTAAGATCAGGAAGGGTTGCAACGGTTGCATCGTATGCATTAATTGTAGATCCTTCTTTCACCTTTTGTCCTGACCAATTGTCTTTTTTATAAATGACCATTCCATCTTCAGGAGCTATAATGGTGAAATCTGATTGAAGTGAAATTAAGAAATCTAATTGACGTTTTTTCTTCGAGTATTTTGTTGCTAATTGAGTCATTCTTACACTCATCTGCTTCTGCTTCACTTCATAGCTCATCTTGCTTTGATCAAGAGATCTCTTACTCTTTTGAACATTCATCTTAGCCTGTTTTATGGTTGCAGGTGGCTCAAAAGCAGATTGCTCTAACTTAATTTCAGCTTCTTTTACTTGATATTCTAAGTTCAGTATATTGTCTCGTGCTTGCCTAAGAGAAAGGGTTGTATCTAAACGTTGTTGAATCATATTCGATTCTACTAAGATAACATCATCACTTGAGTTTTTTATTTGGTCACTTAGTGTCGATTTATCTAATTCTGCAATGAATTCGCCTTTTTTTACTCTCTTACCTTCTTCTACTATTTTGTTAATTTTAACCTGCCATAAGCGTGCTTTTCGTAGTCCTTCAGGAGCTTGTATCTTAACAGAATTTAGTGCGTCGAGTTCTCCTGTTGTATTAACATCGATAATAAGGTCTTGAGATTCGACATTTGCAGTGATAATATTTTTCTTCTCCTCTCCTTTATTAAAGATTAGAAATAGAGTTAAGATAACAGCAGATACCGTTACAAAGATCCATCTTTTCTTAGTAAGTCCTTTTTTTAATATGTGTTTCATTCCATTTATTAAGTTAAGTATATTTAGTCACATGAAAGTAATTAAAAATAAGTTAGTGAAACATATTAAAACACAAATAGTAGAACTTTAAATAAACTTTAACTAATTATGTTTTAATATTTTAAGGCTGTAGGTTAAATCGTATACTAAAACCAAAGTTGGTGTTTGCAGTTGGATAAGAAAGAGATACATAGGGTGTATTGACAATTCGATCATAAAACATTCTCAAGGTTAACTCTCTACTTAGAGTATAATCTGCAGTAAATTTCATTGTCAATGCTTTTTGTCCTGCCGTCAATTGATTGTCTAGTTCAGCAATCTTACGAATGACTGTTTTGTTCTCTCTAACACCTAGATCAAAACGCATATTAAGATCATTAGATATTGCTTTTTGTCCTTTATTGTTATTGTAGAATATCTGTAGATTTTCAATTCTATAACCTAATCCTGCACTATACTCATCACTGTGTACTTCTGTCATTTGATTGTTTGCAGTACTCAATGTA
The Prolixibacteraceae bacterium DNA segment above includes these coding regions:
- a CDS encoding ABC transporter ATP-binding protein gives rise to the protein MIEISGLIKDYQMGMSSVRALDHISLNIHKGEYVSFMGPSGSGKTTLMNIIGCLDLPTEGGYHLNGKSIFNIDADEMAAIRNHEIGFVFQSFNLLPRNTALENVALPLVYAGISKEDRLERAKQSLERVGLGNRIDHKPSELSGGQQQRVAIARALVNNPSLILADEPTGALDTKTSYEIMDLFESLHEKGHSIIMVTHEEEIAEYAKRVIRMRDGKIESDKMNSI
- a CDS encoding ABC transporter permease; its protein translation is MDRFIFNFHIALEAIKSNKLRSFLTALGIIFGVSAVISMMAIGAGAQQEILNQMKLVGVNNIIVTPIVKQKDQKVAEEQAESNDRFSPGLNLQDLNNITQTLSNIKKISGEVVLNSYMIHNGRRKSIKLIGVNNPYFKMFNFDFMAGNAFVNKQERKGFPVCIIGEQTVKRFFNNQPPIGKTIKCGQQWLTVVGVLKDRGFVTEESKDLGIRNSSLDIYIPLQTMLIRYMNRGMVTKQSILIANRKNEIEKRTDGTGKAKEVENQLDRIVVQVSQTEELGATAKIIHRILKRRHNDNVDFEIKVPELLLKQQQKTKEIFNMVLGAIAGISLLVGGIGIMNIMLASVMERIKEIGLRIALGAQKRDIIQQFLFEAMLISLVGGIIGITLGVLGSFIISKFADIETVISFASIVTSFGVSSFIGIVFGITPAKKAANQNPITSLRHE
- a CDS encoding TolC family protein, whose translation is MNKHYIKLSFTLLLAFLSTLGSYGQLKQLTLDEVISLAKEHSLEAQKAVNTRDNKYWKYRNYIATTLPNLSLSGNLPDYNRSIDPVVQNDGSTAFRSRSQARSDLNLRLSQYIPITGAKISLGSGLQRIDVLEGSDEGVSYATNPISVTIEQPIFTYNAFKWNKKIEPILFDESKKEYQEKFENISFRATQYFFQLLLAQVDYTIAMTNKANNDTIYNIGKGRYNLGKIAENELLQLQLNTLSSSRDVATSKISLETARLNLNAYIGRPKGEDFELISPSNLPIFHIDPEIALEQAKENRQQYLAFKRRRIQAEQQVAEAKGRSSLNVNVIGSYGLSQSAEDIHSSYQDLQNQQRFKIGFNIPLVDWKQRKSKLLMAEAQQRLTENTITQEMQLFEQEILVLTQKIPIIYDRVKSTKIANKIAKKQYEISRQRYMVSNISITDLNLALKSKDNASSSYLRALQDFWTSYYQLRMLTMYNFEDNNPIVNSTETTM
- a CDS encoding efflux RND transporter periplasmic adaptor subunit; the protein is MKHILKKGLTKKRWIFVTVSAVILTLFLIFNKGEEKKNIITANVESQDLIIDVNTTGELDALNSVKIQAPEGLRKARLWQVKINKIVEEGKRVKKGEFIAELDKSTLSDQIKNSSDDVILVESNMIQQRLDTTLSLRQARDNILNLEYQVKEAEIKLEQSAFEPPATIKQAKMNVQKSKRSLDQSKMSYEVKQKQMSVRMTQLATKYSKKKRQLDFLISLQSDFTIIAPEDGMVIYKKDNWSGQKVKEGSTINAYDATVATLPDLSKMVSKTYINEVDIRKIKKNQQVEIGLDAFPDKHYTGVVTKIANVGEQKPNSDAKVFEVEITINESDSIFRPAMTTSNRIITKVIEDQKLIPIEALFTDNDSTFFVYRKAGFGFKKQFVKIGESNDQNISITNGLEANDVVSLNRIEE